From a region of the Arachis ipaensis cultivar K30076 chromosome B09, Araip1.1, whole genome shotgun sequence genome:
- the LOC107614780 gene encoding probable LRR receptor-like serine/threonine-protein kinase At1g05700 isoform X2 — MHAMEKMFANSVFLLLGALSFIATVQGQDQSGFISIDCGLPENSNYTEKNTGINYISDANFIDSGVSKTVSPQDKTTHPQYFNYLRSFPNGIRNCYRINVTSVTRYLIRASFLYGNYDSLNTLPEFDLYLGVHFWETVKFTNSSVSINYEIIHTLSLDYIHICLVNKGTGTPFISAIEMRVLDNVDSTYSTIDSSTRLARFRRLYFSSITNLIYRYQDDPYDRIWEPYWDDKWRLISSNHSNNALDQEAFNPPAVVLETAATSITATASLDFHWENDDNETQHQYYFYLHLIELQQLGQTRSFNINMDGKTWNTAESLKYGKVYTKHVRGLSSGCKKCRISLIRTESSTLPPIISALEIYLAKDFPSSQLETHRDDAEAVTNIKNAYRVESRNWQGDPCLPNAYKWQGVDCSTIDGFLRITSLNLSSSGLTGHILTDISKLTMLKSLDLSDNGLSGNIPNFLAQLQSLEYLNLAHNNLTGSVSNELLQKQSDGRLTLSVAQNPNLLCGTTSCTLQTNATRKKKNNAVITVVASIAGILLLLGIAAVIIFRRRKTYDAANNVVLGRRHNPIKESELETKQREYSFNEVVKMTNNFDRILGRGGFGTVYHGFIEDIEVAVKMLSLSSVQGYQQFIAEVKLRVHHRNLTSLVGYCNEETNIGLIYEYMKNGDLDKNLSGKNNRGRSLNWEDRLRIAVDAAQGLEYLHNGCKPPIIHRDVKCPNILLNENFHAKLADFGLSKCFAAESDTHVSTNVAGTPGYLDPEYTTSNRLTEKSDVYSFGVVLLRIITGQPVIIIKEDTTHHIIQRVNSMIAEGDITKVVDSRLQGDFDNNSAWKAVEIAMASVSATSVQRPYMRDIVTQLKDCLAAELARKRKIEESTLNH, encoded by the exons ATGCATGCAATGGAAAAGATGTTCGCAAATTCTGTTTTTCTATTGCTTGGAGCTCTTTCTTTCATAGCAACGGTCCAAGGCCAGGATCAATCAG GATTTATTAGCATAGATTGTGGGCTACCTGAAAATTCCAATTACACTGAAAAGAACACAGGAATCAATTACATTTCAGATGCTAATTTCATTGATTCTGGTGTGAGTAAAACTGTGtcaccccaagataagaccactcATCCACAATATTTTAATTACCTTCGGAGTTTTCCTAATGGAATAAGAAATTGTTACAGAATAAATGTAACAAGTGTTACTAGATATTTAATCAGAGCTAGTTTTTTGTATGGAAACTATGATAGTCTTAATACGCTTCCAGAGTTTGATCTTTATCTTGGAGTTCATTTTTGGGAGACGGTAAAATTCACAAATTCTTCAGTCAGCATAAACTATGAGATCATCCACACTCTATCGCTGGATTATATCCATATCTGCTTGGTTAACAAAGGCACAGGGACACCATTCATTTCAGCTATAGAAATGAGGGTTTTGGACAATGTCGACTCTACTTATAGCACTATAGACTCATCTACACGATTGGCACGATTCCGAAGGTTGTATTTTAGTTCTATCACCAACTTAATAT ACAGGTATCAAGATGATCCTTATGACCGGATATGGGAGCCTTATTGGGACGACAAGTGGAGACTAATAAGCAGCAACCATAGCAATAATGCCCTTGATCAGGAAGCCTTTAATCCACCAGCAGTTGTGTTAGAGACTGCAGCCACATCAATAACTGCTACTGCCTCATTAGACTTCCATTGGGAGAATGATGACAATGAAACTCAGCACCAATACTATTTCTACCTGCACCTCATAGAGCTTCAGCAGTTGGGTCAAACAAGATCATTCAATATCAACATGGATGGTAAGACTTGGAATACAGCTGAATCACTCAAATACGGAAAAGTATACACCAAACATGTTAGAGGACTTTCCTCTGGATGCAAAAAGTGTCGCATTTCACTTATTCGGACAGAATCTTCTACCCTTCCACCCATTATCAGTGCTCTTGAGATTTATTTAGCAAAAGATTTTCCATCATCACAGTTAGAAACCCACAGAGATGACG CGGAGGCAGTCACAAACATTAAGAACGCTTATAGGGTGGAGAGTAGAAACTGGCAAGGAGATCCATGTCTTCCCAATGCATACAAATGGCAAGGTGTAGACTGTAGCACTATTGATGGCTTTCTAAGAATCACATCCTT GAATTTGTCTTCAAGTGGACTCACCGGACATATACTGACTGATATCTCCAAGCTTACTATGTTAAAGTCCTT AGATTTATCAGACAATGGTTTAAGTGGGAATATACCTAATTTTTTGGCGCAACTGCAATCACTAGAATACTT AAACTTAGCACACAACAACCTTACAGGTTCAGTTTCAAATGAACTCCTTCAAAAACAAAGTGATGGTCGATTAACCTTGAG TGTGGcgcaaaatccaaatcttctatGTGGAACAACTTCATGCACCCTGCAAACAAATGctacaagaaagaaaaagaataatgcaGTTATTACAGTGGTAGCATCAATTGCAGGGATATTGCTGCTTCTAGGGATTGCAGCAGTTATAATCTTTCGCCGAAGAAAGACATATG ATGCTGCTAACAACGTTGTGCTTGGGAGGCGTCATAATCCAATTAAGGAGTCAGAATTGGAAACTAAGCAACGAGAGTATTCATTTAATGAGGTGGTTAAGATGACCAACAATTTTGATAGAATTCTTGGCAGAGGTGGATTCGGAACAGTTTACCATGGCTTTATTGAGGACATTGAAGTGGCTGTCAAGATGCTTTCGTTATCATCAGTGCAAGGATATCAACAATTTATTGCAGAG GTTAAGCTTAGAGTACATCATCGAAATCTGACTTCTCTTGTTGGTTATTGCAATGAAGAAACTAATATAGGACTCATCTATGAATACATGAAAAATGGAGATTTAGATAAAAATCTTTCAG GAAAAAACAATAGGGGAAGGTCTTTGAACTGGGAAGATAGACTTCGAATAGCAGTAGATGCAGCCCAAG GATTGGAATATCTGCATAATGGTTGTAAGCCACCTATAATTCACAGAGATGTGAAATGTCCAAATATTCTATTAAATGAAAACTTCCATGCCAAACTCGCTGATTTTGGATTATCCAAATGTTTTGCGGCTGAGAGCGATACACATGTGTCAACCAATGTGGCCGGAACTCCAGGCTACCTAGATCCTGA GTACACAACATCAAATAGATTGACAGAAAAAAGTGATGTGTATAGTTTTGGAGTAGTTCTTTTAAGGATAATTACAGGTCAACCGGTGATAATAATAAAGGAAGACACAACTCATCATATAATTCAACGAGTTAATTCAATGATTGCTGAAGGGGATATAACAAAAGTTGTTGATTCAAGGTTACAAGGAGATTTTGACAATAACTCTGCATGGAAAGCGGTTGAAATAGCAATGGCCTCTGTATCTGCCACTTCAGTGCAAAGGCCATACATGAGAGATATAGTGACACAGTTGAAGGACTGTTTGGCTGCAGAGTTAGCCCGAAAAC GGAAGATTGAAGAGTCAACACTAAATCACTAA
- the LOC107614780 gene encoding probable LRR receptor-like serine/threonine-protein kinase At1g05700 isoform X1 — protein MHAMEKMFANSVFLLLGALSFIATVQGQDQSGFISIDCGLPENSNYTEKNTGINYISDANFIDSGVSKTVSPQDKTTHPQYFNYLRSFPNGIRNCYRINVTSVTRYLIRASFLYGNYDSLNTLPEFDLYLGVHFWETVKFTNSSVSINYEIIHTLSLDYIHICLVNKGTGTPFISAIEMRVLDNVDSTYSTIDSSTRLARFRRLYFSSITNLIYRYQDDPYDRIWEPYWDDKWRLISSNHSNNALDQEAFNPPAVVLETAATSITATASLDFHWENDDNETQHQYYFYLHLIELQQLGQTRSFNINMDGKTWNTAESLKYGKVYTKHVRGLSSGCKKCRISLIRTESSTLPPIISALEIYLAKDFPSSQLETHRDDAEAVTNIKNAYRVESRNWQGDPCLPNAYKWQGVDCSTIDGFLRITSLNLSSSGLTGHILTDISKLTMLKSLDLSDNGLSGNIPNFLAQLQSLEYLNLAHNNLTGSVSNELLQKQSDGRLTLSVAQNPNLLCGTTSCTLQTNATRKKKNNAVITVVASIAGILLLLGIAAVIIFRRRKTYDAANNVVLGRRHNPIKESELETKQREYSFNEVVKMTNNFDRILGRGGFGTVYHGFIEDIEVAVKMLSLSSVQGYQQFIAEVKLRVHHRNLTSLVGYCNEETNIGLIYEYMKNGDLDKNLSGKNNRGRSLNWEDRLRIAVDAAQGLEYLHNGCKPPIIHRDVKCPNILLNENFHAKLADFGLSKCFAAESDTHVSTNVAGTPGYLDPEYTTSNRLTEKSDVYSFGVVLLRIITGQPVIIIKEDTTHHIIQRVNSMIAEGDITKVVDSRLQGDFDNNSAWKAVEIAMASVSATSVQRPYMRDIVTQLKDCLAAELARKRNICDLQNEDLDEQFSVNLISTDMTPSAR, from the exons ATGCATGCAATGGAAAAGATGTTCGCAAATTCTGTTTTTCTATTGCTTGGAGCTCTTTCTTTCATAGCAACGGTCCAAGGCCAGGATCAATCAG GATTTATTAGCATAGATTGTGGGCTACCTGAAAATTCCAATTACACTGAAAAGAACACAGGAATCAATTACATTTCAGATGCTAATTTCATTGATTCTGGTGTGAGTAAAACTGTGtcaccccaagataagaccactcATCCACAATATTTTAATTACCTTCGGAGTTTTCCTAATGGAATAAGAAATTGTTACAGAATAAATGTAACAAGTGTTACTAGATATTTAATCAGAGCTAGTTTTTTGTATGGAAACTATGATAGTCTTAATACGCTTCCAGAGTTTGATCTTTATCTTGGAGTTCATTTTTGGGAGACGGTAAAATTCACAAATTCTTCAGTCAGCATAAACTATGAGATCATCCACACTCTATCGCTGGATTATATCCATATCTGCTTGGTTAACAAAGGCACAGGGACACCATTCATTTCAGCTATAGAAATGAGGGTTTTGGACAATGTCGACTCTACTTATAGCACTATAGACTCATCTACACGATTGGCACGATTCCGAAGGTTGTATTTTAGTTCTATCACCAACTTAATAT ACAGGTATCAAGATGATCCTTATGACCGGATATGGGAGCCTTATTGGGACGACAAGTGGAGACTAATAAGCAGCAACCATAGCAATAATGCCCTTGATCAGGAAGCCTTTAATCCACCAGCAGTTGTGTTAGAGACTGCAGCCACATCAATAACTGCTACTGCCTCATTAGACTTCCATTGGGAGAATGATGACAATGAAACTCAGCACCAATACTATTTCTACCTGCACCTCATAGAGCTTCAGCAGTTGGGTCAAACAAGATCATTCAATATCAACATGGATGGTAAGACTTGGAATACAGCTGAATCACTCAAATACGGAAAAGTATACACCAAACATGTTAGAGGACTTTCCTCTGGATGCAAAAAGTGTCGCATTTCACTTATTCGGACAGAATCTTCTACCCTTCCACCCATTATCAGTGCTCTTGAGATTTATTTAGCAAAAGATTTTCCATCATCACAGTTAGAAACCCACAGAGATGACG CGGAGGCAGTCACAAACATTAAGAACGCTTATAGGGTGGAGAGTAGAAACTGGCAAGGAGATCCATGTCTTCCCAATGCATACAAATGGCAAGGTGTAGACTGTAGCACTATTGATGGCTTTCTAAGAATCACATCCTT GAATTTGTCTTCAAGTGGACTCACCGGACATATACTGACTGATATCTCCAAGCTTACTATGTTAAAGTCCTT AGATTTATCAGACAATGGTTTAAGTGGGAATATACCTAATTTTTTGGCGCAACTGCAATCACTAGAATACTT AAACTTAGCACACAACAACCTTACAGGTTCAGTTTCAAATGAACTCCTTCAAAAACAAAGTGATGGTCGATTAACCTTGAG TGTGGcgcaaaatccaaatcttctatGTGGAACAACTTCATGCACCCTGCAAACAAATGctacaagaaagaaaaagaataatgcaGTTATTACAGTGGTAGCATCAATTGCAGGGATATTGCTGCTTCTAGGGATTGCAGCAGTTATAATCTTTCGCCGAAGAAAGACATATG ATGCTGCTAACAACGTTGTGCTTGGGAGGCGTCATAATCCAATTAAGGAGTCAGAATTGGAAACTAAGCAACGAGAGTATTCATTTAATGAGGTGGTTAAGATGACCAACAATTTTGATAGAATTCTTGGCAGAGGTGGATTCGGAACAGTTTACCATGGCTTTATTGAGGACATTGAAGTGGCTGTCAAGATGCTTTCGTTATCATCAGTGCAAGGATATCAACAATTTATTGCAGAG GTTAAGCTTAGAGTACATCATCGAAATCTGACTTCTCTTGTTGGTTATTGCAATGAAGAAACTAATATAGGACTCATCTATGAATACATGAAAAATGGAGATTTAGATAAAAATCTTTCAG GAAAAAACAATAGGGGAAGGTCTTTGAACTGGGAAGATAGACTTCGAATAGCAGTAGATGCAGCCCAAG GATTGGAATATCTGCATAATGGTTGTAAGCCACCTATAATTCACAGAGATGTGAAATGTCCAAATATTCTATTAAATGAAAACTTCCATGCCAAACTCGCTGATTTTGGATTATCCAAATGTTTTGCGGCTGAGAGCGATACACATGTGTCAACCAATGTGGCCGGAACTCCAGGCTACCTAGATCCTGA GTACACAACATCAAATAGATTGACAGAAAAAAGTGATGTGTATAGTTTTGGAGTAGTTCTTTTAAGGATAATTACAGGTCAACCGGTGATAATAATAAAGGAAGACACAACTCATCATATAATTCAACGAGTTAATTCAATGATTGCTGAAGGGGATATAACAAAAGTTGTTGATTCAAGGTTACAAGGAGATTTTGACAATAACTCTGCATGGAAAGCGGTTGAAATAGCAATGGCCTCTGTATCTGCCACTTCAGTGCAAAGGCCATACATGAGAGATATAGTGACACAGTTGAAGGACTGTTTGGCTGCAGAGTTAGCCCGAAAACGTAATATTTGTGACCTTCAAAATGAAGATTTAGATGAACAGTTCAGTGTGAATTTAATTAGTACTGATATGACTCCATCAGCTAGATAG
- the LOC107614780 gene encoding probable LRR receptor-like serine/threonine-protein kinase At1g05700 isoform X3 — MHAMEKMFANSVFLLLGALSFIATVQGQDQSGFISIDCGLPENSNYTEKNTGINYISDANFIDSGVSKTVSPQDKTTHPQYFNYLRSFPNGIRNCYRINVTSVTRYLIRASFLYGNYDSLNTLPEFDLYLGVHFWETVKFTNSSVSINYEIIHTLSLDYIHICLVNKGTGTPFISAIEMRVLDNVDSTYSTIDSSTRLARFRRLYFSSITNLIYRYQDDPYDRIWEPYWDDKWRLISSNHSNNALDQEAFNPPAVVLETAATSITATASLDFHWENDDNETQHQYYFYLHLIELQQLGQTRSFNINMDGKTWNTAESLKYGKVYTKHVRGLSSGCKKCRISLIRTESSTLPPIISALEIYLAKDFPSSQLETHRDDAEAVTNIKNAYRVESRNWQGDPCLPNAYKWQGVDCSTIDGFLRITSLNLSSSGLTGHILTDISKLTMLKSLDLSDNGLSGNIPNFLAQLQSLEYLNLAHNNLTGSVSNELLQKQSDGRLTLSVAQNPNLLCGTTSCTLQTNATRKKKNNAVITVVASIAGILLLLGIAAVIIFRRRKTYDAANNVVLGRRHNPIKESELETKQREYSFNEVVKMTNNFDRILGRGGFGTVYHGFIEDIEVAVKMLSLSSVQGYQQFIAEVKLRVHHRNLTSLVGYCNEETNIGLIYEYMKNGDLDKNLSGKNNRGRSLNWEDRLRIAVDAAQGKIEESTLNH, encoded by the exons ATGCATGCAATGGAAAAGATGTTCGCAAATTCTGTTTTTCTATTGCTTGGAGCTCTTTCTTTCATAGCAACGGTCCAAGGCCAGGATCAATCAG GATTTATTAGCATAGATTGTGGGCTACCTGAAAATTCCAATTACACTGAAAAGAACACAGGAATCAATTACATTTCAGATGCTAATTTCATTGATTCTGGTGTGAGTAAAACTGTGtcaccccaagataagaccactcATCCACAATATTTTAATTACCTTCGGAGTTTTCCTAATGGAATAAGAAATTGTTACAGAATAAATGTAACAAGTGTTACTAGATATTTAATCAGAGCTAGTTTTTTGTATGGAAACTATGATAGTCTTAATACGCTTCCAGAGTTTGATCTTTATCTTGGAGTTCATTTTTGGGAGACGGTAAAATTCACAAATTCTTCAGTCAGCATAAACTATGAGATCATCCACACTCTATCGCTGGATTATATCCATATCTGCTTGGTTAACAAAGGCACAGGGACACCATTCATTTCAGCTATAGAAATGAGGGTTTTGGACAATGTCGACTCTACTTATAGCACTATAGACTCATCTACACGATTGGCACGATTCCGAAGGTTGTATTTTAGTTCTATCACCAACTTAATAT ACAGGTATCAAGATGATCCTTATGACCGGATATGGGAGCCTTATTGGGACGACAAGTGGAGACTAATAAGCAGCAACCATAGCAATAATGCCCTTGATCAGGAAGCCTTTAATCCACCAGCAGTTGTGTTAGAGACTGCAGCCACATCAATAACTGCTACTGCCTCATTAGACTTCCATTGGGAGAATGATGACAATGAAACTCAGCACCAATACTATTTCTACCTGCACCTCATAGAGCTTCAGCAGTTGGGTCAAACAAGATCATTCAATATCAACATGGATGGTAAGACTTGGAATACAGCTGAATCACTCAAATACGGAAAAGTATACACCAAACATGTTAGAGGACTTTCCTCTGGATGCAAAAAGTGTCGCATTTCACTTATTCGGACAGAATCTTCTACCCTTCCACCCATTATCAGTGCTCTTGAGATTTATTTAGCAAAAGATTTTCCATCATCACAGTTAGAAACCCACAGAGATGACG CGGAGGCAGTCACAAACATTAAGAACGCTTATAGGGTGGAGAGTAGAAACTGGCAAGGAGATCCATGTCTTCCCAATGCATACAAATGGCAAGGTGTAGACTGTAGCACTATTGATGGCTTTCTAAGAATCACATCCTT GAATTTGTCTTCAAGTGGACTCACCGGACATATACTGACTGATATCTCCAAGCTTACTATGTTAAAGTCCTT AGATTTATCAGACAATGGTTTAAGTGGGAATATACCTAATTTTTTGGCGCAACTGCAATCACTAGAATACTT AAACTTAGCACACAACAACCTTACAGGTTCAGTTTCAAATGAACTCCTTCAAAAACAAAGTGATGGTCGATTAACCTTGAG TGTGGcgcaaaatccaaatcttctatGTGGAACAACTTCATGCACCCTGCAAACAAATGctacaagaaagaaaaagaataatgcaGTTATTACAGTGGTAGCATCAATTGCAGGGATATTGCTGCTTCTAGGGATTGCAGCAGTTATAATCTTTCGCCGAAGAAAGACATATG ATGCTGCTAACAACGTTGTGCTTGGGAGGCGTCATAATCCAATTAAGGAGTCAGAATTGGAAACTAAGCAACGAGAGTATTCATTTAATGAGGTGGTTAAGATGACCAACAATTTTGATAGAATTCTTGGCAGAGGTGGATTCGGAACAGTTTACCATGGCTTTATTGAGGACATTGAAGTGGCTGTCAAGATGCTTTCGTTATCATCAGTGCAAGGATATCAACAATTTATTGCAGAG GTTAAGCTTAGAGTACATCATCGAAATCTGACTTCTCTTGTTGGTTATTGCAATGAAGAAACTAATATAGGACTCATCTATGAATACATGAAAAATGGAGATTTAGATAAAAATCTTTCAG GAAAAAACAATAGGGGAAGGTCTTTGAACTGGGAAGATAGACTTCGAATAGCAGTAGATGCAGCCCAAG GGAAGATTGAAGAGTCAACACTAAATCACTAA